In Leucobacter insecticola, one DNA window encodes the following:
- a CDS encoding glycoside hydrolase family 65 protein, protein MSNATSSRASSARANQADAEVLGSPINELHRDFGEDPWRLVVQGIDPALAGQDETVFALGNGYLGMRGNHEEGLPLGSHGTFVNGLHETWQIRHAEYAYGFAEQGQTIVNVPDAKNIRIYIDDERLNLQSSDILDVQRILDLKNGTLTRSLLWLTSTGKRVRVESRRMVSFDSRHMATIEMRITVLDADAELTVSSLIINRQDVGRVTREEPTKPGAADSGIQDPRKSETPRERVLDPGPTHSDENRSVLSFRVHNSSMGLGIGVDHLFESEDGGEWRRQVESNGDRVRHVFQGVARQGQTVRLVKTLAYHSSATAVLTELIDRCVHTLDKAAAEPEDERWERQRRFLDAFWDRSDVRVDAEPGVQQAIRWNLFQLAQAAARADGRGISAKGLTGSGYDGHYFWDSEIYVLPFLSYTSPLWARNALRARARMLPKARQRAVMLNEEGALFPWRTINGEEASAYYAAGTAAYHINADITYALARYVSATGDLEFMRSDAGDIPIETARLWRSLGFWRDNADGTRSFHIHGVTGPDEYTAVVNDNLFTNVMARFNLRFASEVVHRLRRENPEGYAAMVDRLGLDPAEAEEWERAADAMCVPYSEDAGIHPQDAHFLEREVWDLAATPPEQKPLLLHFHPLVIYRFQVIKQTDVVLALLLASDEFTREEKRRDFEYYDALTTGDSTLSAVVQSVIAAEVGYRELAYRYFTHSLRVDLDDLHHNSADGVHIASTGGVWMALVQGFAGMRDAGRVLRFDPRLPGHWGSLSFKLEWRGTRIRVTLEQHRMSFEIVEGSEPVTVSVRGEDVLIRQGAPSEVLLQDQGPDLGAFRGLSAGILPREGDTGVVPDLVAEVPIVTTSIPIRAVDE, encoded by the coding sequence ATGAGCAACGCGACTTCATCCCGCGCGAGTTCGGCCCGCGCCAACCAAGCCGACGCCGAAGTGCTGGGTTCCCCGATCAACGAACTGCACCGCGACTTCGGCGAGGACCCCTGGCGGCTCGTAGTTCAGGGGATTGACCCCGCCCTCGCCGGACAGGACGAAACCGTCTTCGCGCTCGGCAACGGCTATCTCGGGATGCGCGGCAACCACGAAGAGGGACTGCCACTCGGCAGCCACGGCACCTTTGTGAACGGGCTGCACGAAACCTGGCAGATCCGGCACGCCGAATACGCCTACGGTTTCGCCGAGCAGGGGCAGACCATCGTCAATGTGCCCGACGCGAAGAACATTCGTATCTATATCGACGACGAGCGCCTCAACCTGCAATCCTCCGACATTCTCGATGTGCAGCGGATCCTCGACCTCAAAAACGGCACCCTCACCCGCTCACTGCTGTGGCTCACCTCGACTGGCAAGCGGGTGCGCGTCGAGTCCCGTCGCATGGTGTCGTTCGATTCGCGGCATATGGCGACCATCGAGATGCGGATCACGGTGCTCGACGCCGATGCCGAGCTCACCGTGAGCAGTCTCATCATCAACAGACAAGACGTCGGTCGAGTGACGCGCGAGGAACCAACGAAGCCTGGTGCCGCGGATTCGGGCATACAGGATCCGCGCAAGAGCGAAACCCCGCGTGAGCGAGTGCTGGATCCGGGGCCCACCCACAGCGACGAGAACCGCAGTGTGCTGAGCTTCCGCGTGCACAATTCGAGCATGGGGCTTGGGATCGGCGTCGACCACCTCTTCGAATCTGAGGACGGCGGCGAATGGCGGCGGCAGGTTGAATCGAACGGTGACCGCGTGCGGCACGTGTTCCAGGGGGTCGCCCGGCAGGGGCAGACGGTGCGGCTTGTGAAGACGCTGGCCTACCATTCCTCAGCGACGGCCGTGCTGACCGAGCTGATTGACCGGTGTGTGCACACCCTCGATAAGGCCGCCGCTGAACCGGAGGATGAGCGTTGGGAGCGCCAGCGCCGCTTCCTCGACGCATTCTGGGATCGCAGTGACGTGCGCGTTGACGCCGAACCCGGAGTGCAGCAGGCGATTCGCTGGAACCTGTTCCAGCTGGCGCAGGCAGCGGCGCGCGCAGACGGGCGCGGGATCTCCGCCAAGGGACTCACCGGATCCGGGTATGACGGGCACTACTTCTGGGATTCCGAGATTTACGTGCTGCCGTTTTTGAGCTACACCTCGCCGTTGTGGGCGAGAAACGCGCTGCGTGCCCGCGCGCGGATGCTGCCGAAAGCCAGGCAGCGGGCCGTCATGCTGAACGAGGAGGGTGCACTGTTCCCGTGGCGCACCATCAACGGTGAAGAAGCCAGCGCATACTATGCGGCGGGCACGGCCGCCTACCACATCAACGCAGACATCACCTATGCGCTTGCCCGCTACGTATCGGCGACGGGGGACCTCGAATTCATGCGCTCCGACGCGGGCGATATTCCCATCGAGACCGCCCGCCTGTGGCGCAGCCTCGGCTTCTGGCGAGACAACGCGGATGGCACCCGCAGCTTCCACATTCACGGGGTTACCGGGCCGGATGAATACACCGCCGTTGTCAACGACAATCTCTTCACCAACGTGATGGCCCGATTCAATCTACGATTCGCTTCCGAGGTCGTGCATCGCTTACGGCGGGAGAACCCTGAAGGCTACGCCGCGATGGTGGATCGCCTCGGCCTCGACCCCGCAGAAGCCGAGGAATGGGAACGCGCCGCCGACGCCATGTGCGTGCCCTATTCGGAGGACGCGGGGATCCACCCGCAAGACGCCCACTTTTTGGAACGGGAGGTGTGGGACCTCGCGGCGACCCCTCCCGAACAGAAACCACTGCTGCTGCATTTTCACCCCCTCGTGATCTACCGCTTTCAGGTCATCAAACAGACCGACGTGGTGCTTGCGCTGCTCCTCGCGAGCGACGAGTTCACGCGGGAGGAGAAACGCCGCGATTTTGAATACTATGACGCGCTCACCACGGGAGACTCGACCCTCTCCGCGGTCGTGCAATCGGTGATTGCCGCCGAGGTGGGTTACCGCGAACTCGCGTACCGCTACTTCACACATTCACTGCGGGTGGATCTTGACGATCTGCACCATAATTCCGCCGACGGCGTGCACATTGCCTCCACGGGAGGCGTGTGGATGGCGCTGGTGCAGGGCTTCGCGGGAATGCGCGACGCCGGCAGGGTGCTGCGCTTCGATCCGCGGCTGCCCGGCCACTGGGGATCTCTGTCCTTCAAACTTGAGTGGCGAGGAACGCGCATCCGGGTCACGCTCGAGCAACACCGCATGAGCTTCGAGATTGTGGAGGGCAGCGAACCGGTCACGGTCAGCGTGCGCGGTGAAGACGTGCTGATCCGGCAGGGCGCGCCAAGCGAGGTGCTGCTGCAGGATCAAGGCCCGGATCTGGGAGCGTTTCGAGGGTTATCGGCCGGGATCCTGCCGCGCGAAGGGGATACGGGGGTGGTGCCGGATCTCGTCGCCGAGGTCCCCATCGTCACCACCTCGATCCCGATCCGTGCCGTCGACGAGTAG
- a CDS encoding HAD family hydrolase encodes MLLKHFDPASYDAFLFDLDGVLTPTVDVHRRAWQRTFDALFAAMELQPYSEAEYFESLDGRARFDGVATLLKARGIELPAEGGAGWQASVRGIGNRKNDVFTEVLERDGIEAYPGSLRLLDQLRQFGTPLAVVSSSRNAEAVLRAAGIRDRFLAVVDGVVAAREHLPGKPAPDTFLRAAAQLGVSPERSVVCEDATSGVEAGRAGGFGLVVGVDRGAGESALRNAGAHRVVQDLEELTQ; translated from the coding sequence ATGCTCCTGAAACACTTCGACCCCGCATCGTACGACGCGTTTCTCTTCGACCTCGACGGGGTCCTGACGCCGACGGTTGATGTGCATCGGCGCGCCTGGCAGAGAACCTTCGACGCGCTCTTTGCTGCGATGGAGTTGCAGCCCTACAGTGAGGCCGAATACTTTGAGTCCCTCGACGGCCGGGCGAGATTTGATGGGGTGGCGACGCTGCTGAAAGCACGGGGCATCGAACTTCCCGCTGAGGGAGGGGCCGGGTGGCAGGCGAGCGTGCGCGGTATCGGGAACCGAAAGAACGACGTCTTCACCGAGGTGTTGGAGCGCGACGGGATCGAGGCGTACCCCGGCAGCCTCCGCTTGCTCGATCAGCTGCGACAGTTCGGCACGCCCCTTGCGGTGGTCTCAAGCTCGCGCAATGCTGAGGCGGTGCTTCGTGCTGCCGGGATCCGGGATCGCTTTCTCGCCGTGGTGGACGGGGTGGTTGCCGCACGAGAACACCTTCCGGGTAAACCCGCCCCCGACACCTTTCTGCGAGCCGCAGCGCAGCTGGGCGTGAGTCCAGAACGGAGTGTGGTGTGTGAAGACGCCACCTCGGGAGTGGAAGCCGGCCGTGCCGGAGGCTTTGGACTGGTGGTAGGCGTTGATCGTGGGGCCGGAGAGTCCGCGCTGCGCAACGCAGGGGCACACCGTGTAGTGCAGGATCTTGAGGAGCTGACCCAATGA
- a CDS encoding prepilin peptidase has product MTLANLFQWAALLWAAGASAALAVSDVRWRRIPNRIVLPAAFGIAVLLALTQNERRLLVAVCGGAALAAAHLVLAVAGGLGGGDVKLALFIGIPLGYFGGWGAVLLGGALGWVFAGVGAAVQAGLRSRMRRCRRTPEPRARGLPFAPFLLAGSWPVILGCVLATYPSLKG; this is encoded by the coding sequence ATGACGCTAGCGAACCTCTTTCAGTGGGCCGCGCTGCTCTGGGCGGCGGGCGCTTCCGCTGCCCTCGCCGTGAGCGATGTGCGGTGGCGGCGTATCCCGAACAGGATCGTGCTGCCCGCGGCGTTCGGGATCGCAGTGCTACTGGCGCTCACCCAGAACGAAAGGCGGCTCCTCGTCGCGGTCTGCGGGGGAGCTGCGCTCGCCGCCGCACACCTGGTGCTCGCCGTGGCGGGTGGCCTCGGCGGCGGAGACGTGAAGCTGGCGCTGTTCATCGGGATTCCGCTCGGGTACTTCGGAGGCTGGGGTGCGGTGTTGCTTGGCGGCGCACTCGGCTGGGTGTTTGCGGGCGTTGGAGCGGCAGTGCAGGCCGGATTGCGGAGCCGAATGCGTAGGTGCAGGAGAACGCCGGAACCCCGCGCCCGCGGTCTGCCCTTCGCCCCATTTCTGCTGGCGGGGAGCTGGCCGGTGATTCTAGGGTGCGTTCTGGCAACGTACCCTAGCCTTAAGGGGTGA
- the argC gene encoding N-acetyl-gamma-glutamyl-phosphate reductase has translation MSYSVAVAGASGYAGGELLRLLAQHPEFEIRTVTGHSSAGRPLIESQPQLRSLAHLTLQETTPEVLDGHDIVFFALPHGASGEFTAQLTSVRLAVDCGADHRLTDPADWDAFYGGEYHEAWTYGVPELIVAERAADGAPIWTHQREHLAGATRIAAPGCNASTVALSLAPGIAAGVIEAHDIVSVLAVGPSGAGKAAKTNLLGAELMGTANPYAVGGTHRHIPEIRQALRGAGAAGEPSISFTPVLVPMSRGILATSTARIVPGTSAAQVRAAWEDAYAAETFVQVLPEGQFPRTADTLGANTCLIGLAVDEAAGRVVVVAALDNLAKGTAGAAIQSANIALGIPEATGLSINGVAP, from the coding sequence ATGAGCTACAGCGTTGCGGTCGCGGGAGCCAGCGGCTACGCGGGAGGCGAGCTGCTGCGCCTGCTTGCCCAGCATCCCGAATTTGAGATCCGCACGGTAACGGGCCACTCGAGCGCCGGTCGCCCGCTCATCGAATCCCAGCCGCAGCTGCGCTCGCTCGCTCACCTCACGCTGCAAGAGACGACGCCCGAGGTGCTCGACGGCCACGACATCGTGTTTTTTGCGCTGCCCCACGGTGCGTCCGGCGAGTTCACCGCGCAGCTCACCAGCGTGCGGCTCGCCGTCGACTGCGGTGCGGATCATCGGCTCACCGATCCCGCGGACTGGGACGCCTTCTACGGTGGCGAGTACCACGAGGCGTGGACCTACGGTGTGCCGGAGCTGATCGTCGCCGAGCGTGCCGCTGATGGCGCACCGATTTGGACCCACCAGCGCGAACATCTCGCGGGGGCAACACGTATCGCCGCCCCCGGCTGCAACGCGTCAACGGTGGCACTGTCACTCGCGCCCGGGATCGCCGCGGGGGTCATCGAAGCCCACGACATCGTCTCCGTGCTCGCAGTCGGCCCCTCCGGCGCGGGCAAAGCGGCCAAAACCAATCTGCTCGGTGCGGAGCTCATGGGCACCGCAAACCCCTACGCGGTGGGCGGCACCCACCGCCACATCCCCGAGATCAGGCAGGCGCTGCGCGGGGCAGGAGCAGCCGGTGAACCGAGCATCAGCTTCACGCCTGTACTCGTGCCAATGAGTCGGGGGATCCTCGCCACCTCGACCGCCCGCATCGTGCCCGGCACGAGCGCCGCCCAGGTGCGCGCCGCCTGGGAAGACGCCTACGCCGCAGAGACTTTCGTCCAGGTGCTTCCCGAGGGGCAGTTCCCGCGCACGGCAGACACCCTCGGCGCCAACACCTGTCTCATAGGCCTCGCCGTCGACGAAGCCGCCGGCCGCGTTGTTGTTGTCGCCGCGCTCGACAACCTCGCCAAGGGCACCGCGGGGGCAGCGATCCAATCCGCCAACATCGCGCTCGGGATCCCCGAGGCGACCGGCCTCAGCATCAATGGAGTAGCACCGTGA
- a CDS encoding nucleotidyltransferase family protein, giving the protein MSMTIATPETLAIRELLETRRDELQAILDKYAARNPRLFGSIARGTAHAGSDIDILVEMDPADGNLLMRASGLMEETRALFNRDDIDIFPVQLLKGPVSQSAIDDAVAF; this is encoded by the coding sequence ATGTCTATGACCATCGCGACACCCGAGACGCTCGCTATCCGCGAGCTCCTCGAGACACGTCGCGATGAGCTTCAGGCAATTCTTGATAAATACGCTGCAAGGAATCCAAGACTCTTCGGTTCGATCGCTCGCGGCACCGCACACGCGGGCAGCGATATCGACATTCTCGTCGAGATGGATCCTGCTGACGGAAACCTTCTCATGCGAGCCTCCGGGCTCATGGAGGAGACCAGAGCGCTCTTTAATCGGGACGACATCGACATTTTCCCGGTCCAGTTACTCAAGGGTCCCGTTTCACAATCAGCTATTGACGATGCGGTTGCGTTTTGA
- a CDS encoding ATP-binding cassette domain-containing protein encodes MRPVTIHLDHASVHFGEFAALNKFSGSFTPGTVTALIGGDGAGKSTLLKLLAGRLSPRQGSNEGLPVDRRNLGYQPADSGVWRNLSVAENIEFVARSYGLTAADTHKRSTMLLQRAGLEHVAERLVGKLSGGMRQKLGVVLATLHGPGLVLLDEPTTGVDPISRAELWSLIAGAAADGATVVFATTYLDEAERASQLFLLGSGTLLAAGTPEEVIANAPGTVWRAPATGESARIWLDSERVWRRANTLYRWDPDQGNAVPEGFLPAVGDLENASVALLLSEEARKDAAEPLPIPEPATLPHPTAFAEPSEQPKTMRAPLVRVHEVTREYGVFAALGGVSMRVVPGEVVGLLGGNGAGKTTLMRILLGLETATTGVSELFGSAPSLATRRRIGYVAQGLGLYPALSATENLQFAAAVHGVTVDEQSLRYARSLGRAAIESLPLGTKRTLAYLAANVHRPELLVLDEPSSGMDALSRARLWRNLRAAADDGTGVLVTTHYMQEAEQCDRLVILAAGRVIAEGTVAEITEGYSSFTVATVRWAEAFTLLRNAGIAAILDGRTLRVPGVDRGIIEAALAPLQDGVQLAASSASIAEAMALAAGVPGYVK; translated from the coding sequence CCCGGCACCGTCACCGCGCTCATCGGGGGTGACGGTGCCGGAAAATCGACGCTCCTGAAACTCCTGGCCGGGCGACTCTCGCCCCGCCAGGGCAGTAACGAAGGGTTGCCCGTTGACCGCCGCAACCTCGGGTATCAACCCGCAGACTCGGGCGTGTGGCGAAACTTGTCAGTCGCCGAGAACATCGAGTTCGTCGCTCGCAGTTACGGGCTGACCGCCGCTGACACTCACAAACGATCGACGATGCTCCTCCAGCGTGCCGGGCTCGAGCACGTGGCAGAGCGGCTGGTCGGCAAGTTGTCCGGCGGGATGCGACAGAAGCTGGGCGTTGTACTTGCAACCCTGCACGGGCCGGGCCTGGTGTTACTGGACGAACCTACGACCGGCGTGGATCCGATCAGTCGGGCTGAGCTGTGGAGCCTGATCGCCGGTGCAGCGGCCGACGGCGCAACCGTGGTGTTTGCGACGACCTATCTCGACGAGGCCGAACGTGCCAGCCAACTATTTCTGTTAGGCAGCGGCACGCTGTTGGCCGCAGGTACCCCTGAGGAGGTAATCGCGAACGCTCCGGGCACCGTGTGGCGGGCGCCTGCGACTGGCGAGTCGGCGCGAATTTGGCTCGATTCTGAGCGCGTCTGGCGACGCGCCAACACTCTCTACCGCTGGGATCCCGATCAGGGAAACGCGGTACCGGAAGGCTTTCTTCCAGCCGTCGGTGACCTCGAGAATGCCAGCGTCGCGCTGCTCTTGAGCGAGGAAGCGCGTAAGGACGCGGCTGAACCTCTGCCCATTCCCGAACCGGCGACACTGCCGCACCCGACTGCATTCGCCGAACCATCAGAACAGCCCAAAACCATGCGGGCACCGTTGGTGCGTGTGCATGAGGTAACTCGTGAGTATGGTGTCTTTGCGGCGCTCGGCGGGGTGTCGATGCGCGTCGTGCCGGGTGAAGTGGTCGGACTCCTTGGCGGAAACGGAGCAGGGAAGACCACTCTCATGCGCATCCTGCTCGGTCTTGAGACTGCAACCACGGGCGTTTCCGAGCTGTTTGGCAGCGCCCCTAGCCTTGCAACACGCCGCCGCATCGGCTACGTAGCCCAGGGGTTGGGCCTGTATCCAGCACTGTCGGCGACGGAAAATCTACAGTTTGCGGCCGCGGTGCACGGCGTGACGGTCGATGAGCAATCGCTGCGGTACGCACGAAGTCTCGGTCGTGCAGCTATCGAGTCATTACCCCTGGGGACCAAACGCACGCTTGCCTACCTCGCGGCGAACGTGCATCGGCCCGAGCTTCTGGTGCTGGATGAGCCGAGTTCCGGGATGGATGCGCTGAGTCGTGCTCGACTGTGGCGCAACTTGCGTGCTGCGGCGGACGATGGCACCGGCGTGCTGGTCACGACACACTATATGCAAGAGGCAGAGCAGTGTGACCGCCTCGTGATCCTCGCCGCGGGCCGGGTCATTGCCGAGGGAACGGTGGCTGAAATCACGGAGGGATACAGCTCGTTTACGGTGGCGACAGTGCGATGGGCGGAGGCGTTTACGTTGCTGCGGAATGCGGGTATCGCCGCGATCCTCGACGGTCGTACGCTGCGGGTTCCCGGTGTCGACCGCGGCATTATTGAAGCCGCGCTTGCGCCGCTGCAGGATGGGGTGCAACTTGCTGCGAGCTCGGCGTCGATCGCTGAGGCGATGGCTCTAGCCGCGGGAGTGCCGGGATATGTGAAGTGA